TATACCCTCTTGAAAGGACTTTATTGtactatatattttttaaaaaaataaaatatgttttaatagtttttttttaattactaTTCCACCTCGTGATTAATTATAAATACTTGCAATAGTTTTTTTTAAGTTATAATaaaactaatcaaaatattaatttttttaattctagaaTTGAAGCTCTATAAAAGGGTGTTCtaatattttcatgaaaatattcataGTTGAAGACATTTAAAGTtgaagtttatttttatttttattttctaaatctgTTCTAAAAAAGGTTAAGTTGTCATATAGGTAGCCCCATAGATAGTTTTGAGTGAAAGAGATTTTTTTTCACTAGAAATCTTACATATAAATCAAACCTCAttatagtttttttgaaattttacatTTAATGGTTTGGGGCGAAAGAGTTTTTCTCAGAATTATATGTGCACTATTTTGTTGACtgaaaagtgtgacacaactctaTACTATTAGCCTAATCTTAAGAAAGGGTGTGAGGGAGTGGGGAAATGGTAACTCAATTACCTATAAATGAATCTATTAAAAAGTGGAATATGAAGCTCCAACATGATGGAAGGTTTTTTCATGCCAAACACAACCAATATTGTGTTTAAATGACTTCATGTGAACATTTGAATCCTTAATTTTCTCAAACTACTTATCAAGTTAATTCttcttttcataattttttttttatcaagaggGTTGACCCCCCATATAACCCCTCAGAGCTTAGCTCTACAGAGGACAAGGACCCCTATATAAACCCTCAAGATGACTGATAAGGCCCGAACAACCTACCACTCACTAAATTGATGCAGAGAGAATATATCTTAAGACCTACATACCAAAGCCAAAAACCCATAATTAATCATCCATTAAAAAACactaaaatgaatatttaaataaTACAAATCAAATTAAAATATGATCTTTAATATTGTGTCATAAATTTTGAGGAATCATTATATACAATTTTATCCAAAAGAAAACTTCCATCTAAAGTCAATAATTAACTTTCTATTTGATTTATCCTCAATATTTGCTAACATAAATTACACTAAAAAAAAAATATGTCCGTTAAGAATTATTTAAACTCTAAAGGCATGACTTATCTCCATCGAGTGGTGATGTGGGACTTGGGAGTTTCCAAACCCgaatataaagaaataaaaaaacccaaatataataataataataataatacatctATATTtagtttatattattattataataatatcattgtCTAAAAAGTTTCCCCTATCCAAAGGAAGGCGTACATGCCAAGCAACGTAACCACAAATCCCCAAATTAAAAATACGCCTTTGCCCTTCTTTTTTaacataaattttaaatttaatgcagGCAGAGAAAAATCATACTCACTCACTCGGTCACCGACTCTTTTTATAGTTTAAAAGGGAGACACAACATACAACCCCAAGAAAAAACTAGGGGGAGATAGACAGACAGATTTTTTTTTCAGTACAACCAAATCAAATCAGATTCTCTAACAGCTTTTGCTGCAGATGACGGAAACTATGGTGATAGAAAAAGAAGATCAGCTGCTCGTAGTAATTCCCTGCGAATTTATTCATCACAGGTATAGTACAAGCAGACACTAGACCTTAAATTCTGTGTATGTTGCTAGGTTTTCTGAGTAGAAAATATGCAGAAAGTATATATTTTGTGTGTATATATCATCAATATGGCTGTAAATATCGGCCGTCTTTTGTGTCGTGAAGTGTGCCGTCAGAAGATGGATGGAGCCACAGCCGTCCCTGCGGCGACCACCACTCCTCGACGGAAAACATGACGGAAACGGACTTCGAAGCCGCTCAGCAGCTCCTGCAATTGAGCAGCCAAAGCTTCGAGTCTACGGAAGATGACGGAGAAGACGCCAGTAGTTGTGTGGCGAACAGGAGGACATTTCTGTCTACAAACGATAGGGCCGTGCCTAGAAAATCTCGGTCAAGTGCCGTTACTGCGGCTTCCAGGAGGCGTCAATTGACGGCAAAAGATACGGCTGACGGCGTTAACGGAGGAACACGGCGCCGTTACAAGGCGATTTCTTATATTTATGACATAACGCGTCCGACTGGTGCGGGAAGAAATAGACGGTCCGTCAAGAGACGGAAACTTATTGCTTTCTTTTGATCTAGGATTTTGAAGACTTCAAAAATGTATATTTCAAATGCTGTGACTTCTGCCCGTTAGGGACCGAGTTTCCATGTAATTATTTCTTCCGTTGGCCAAAAGGAGCGTCTGCTTCCTACGTATTTTAACGCTTATTCTCTGTCAGGAAATGTGTATTCTCTGTCAGAAATCGGAAATTTTCCTCGTTACTGTGATGTATATAATATAATTGTTGGGAACTTTTGTTGATTCCATGGTTCTTATGGATTTATGGTATTTCTACGATCAATATATTTTAGGATTTGTATTTAGTTTTGTGTGGGATTGCATTAGAGTTCATAACAGAACTTTGAAATGAAATTTACAGCAAAATGGATTTGAATCAAAACTTTGAGTTGAATTTATAGCTGAACTTTCTTATTTCTTGAAGATTTCAGCAAGCTTTTCAACTTAGAACCAATTTTTTAGTAATTCATGAGCAAAAGTGCTCCCAGAACCATGAATCtttttaatattatattcattcttaaaaaaaaattggatagaGAACTCTTAAACCGATTGGTGAGGCATATCTAAAATGTTACATCTCAAATGCTTGAGTGGATAGACATGTTTGCTTCATGTGATTTGCTGTGCTTCATCAGAACTTTTGAGGAATAGACTTAATGTGACAGTTTAAATATAGAACGTTAGTATTAGGGTTTTCTGTGAATAAGGTTTTTATTAATGTTTTTTAATATTAgagtttttaataaaatattgtaattaaggcttttttaatatttttaataaaatgttATAATTTTCATGGATTATGATTTGTGGAATTTCAAAATTAGATATATGTTTATATCAATTAATATAAGATTCTAATAAGTATTTTGTATTGAAATACAGTAATATATCTAAAatgtatataaatattaaattatgagATGAGAAGTTAAAATTAAATAAGTACtgtatttttaaaatgttttaataatatttaatttaatattattagacaAAAGATTTTGTAGAATTAAAAATTAGTGATTTCGATTTctgatttgaaatttttttaaaaacaattatatatatTTTGTATCTCTCAAGCTAAAGctattatttgaaattttttatattaATGATGGAGTCAAGTAATATAAAAAGATGTTCTACAAAAATTACTAAGGAAAGAATAGGCTAGTACTATTGAATTTTTTCTTTAAGGAGATAAAAAAGATAAATAATCTTTTGAGTGAAAAGAGGTTTTTCCAAGCTTTATCCTAGAATactaaatttcatcataaatagTAGTCTTAAATTCTTTAAAAGTTTATTGATGACTTTATTTCAATTTAGTGATCCAATTTTAGATTGTCTTAATTTAATTATAAGAAACATTTATTTCATCAATTTTTTATGATCATATTCTATGAGTCAACAAATGAATTGGCTAGAGAAGGGAATTTATCTAAATAATAAGATTatgtttcaaataattttaaattttaaagttgACAAATCTTTATTCACATCTTTAGGATTAATTCAATGAATTAGAAATTATGACTTGAATTTTTAATTTTGGTAGAttactcttttttctttttttttggcttttatgtcTTGCAATTTTTCATTAGAGTAATATTTAAATGATATAATATAACTAACTAAAAAATTTAACCTAAGACTTATCTAACACCAATTTTaaagataaccataataattataaatttaattataataatttattaaataaatttcaaaattttaatttaatctaaatcATTGAAAactcttaaaaatatatataatattataatatatcttaCTATTTATAATGGAATCTCAtttctcaaaataaaaattaaaatcaaatttcaatACATATGATTTTAACCTACCATGAATATATTTCtaaatttcaattataattcaaatgaTATTTGACTATTTCTGTTTCTAAATTATTGCAAGTACTTCTACTAAGTGGCACTTGCTTGTAATATATGATTGCATGTTTTTTGTGGCTTGCAAAAATGAATATTTTTGGTCTATTTTTCAAGTATCTAATATTCAGTTTTGCAATTAAGAAGTTATTGTTTTATGTTATGGGTGTTGAACATTTTTCTATGGGTttctataaataaattaaaaatttaattgtaTAAAAATTTAGATGTTAATGATATATTTGCATCAATCATATCTATTGAAATAtccaaacattatatatatatatatatatatatatatatatatatatatatatatatatatatatatataaaattgatcACTTTatgaataatataattaattattttttaataatttataaaaataaatatttttatgtatttCTCACATATAACTACTAATATTTAATCTTACAAACAATAAACAAATCTTTTACTATAACAATATAGATACAAAAGactattaataaatttaaattattaatacATCATTTTGAAATCTTCATAATAAGTTTTAAACATGTTAATCCTTAAATATCTTTAAATTTGACCAACTCAAATTGACCAGGGGTTTAAATCCACTCTTTCCCTATTAGACCCCATTTAACTCCACATCTTCAAAGGACATTTACACGTACACCTCTTTATTAGGAAGTAATGACCGAGCAAACTTTTAAATGTGCATTTCATGTCAAGTACTTTTTGGCTCTTTGGGAGACCATGCTCTTTGTATGGCTGGCTTATTAAAGAAAGACTCTTCAAGAGGATCTTGAGATCTTTGAAAGTTTTCCTTTTGAGATATTTTTTTTATGTGATGATGGTCCTACTTTCCATATGTGCTTGAACCTCTATTTCTTCCTTGAAATTTGCCACTCTTAATGGGGACACGCAATGCACATGACTTTGACAAAACATTCCAATTTTGCTCATCATTAGATGTAGCATATGGGCATTGATTGTCTCATAGAATAACTATTTCAAAAGGCCTAAAAAAGGCATCAAATTTATTGCCATAATCAACCTAAAAACTAATTTTGTTTGTATCACTATGATTGACTATGATGCAATTTGTGCCAACAATCTTACACACCTAGAATTTCTTATCTAAGAACTCTTATGCCCAAGGGTTTGAAGGGTCTATAAGGTTGTGATATATCTCTATGATAGGGATTTGACGATTTAaagtaaaaaaactaaaaaaaattaaaattatgtaaaaaaaaatcttttttaaaGGAAAATTAAACATTTAAGTATAACTTTTAAAAATATATGTTAGTTTTTCATTAGAAGAGTTGTGTAAAATTTTGcattatatgtatatattatgatttttttctaaatttttttattataaacttcaacaataatcataattaattatttgattattcaATGTAATAAGTTTATAGTAGATGTGTGgatttaatttatattattcatTACAAGTAAGTCactttttgtgagtttttaataTTGAAGTTGTAATAAAAGTGAATATCATATTAGATTTCATATTAAGGAACATTAATCTTAAGGAGATTGTCCTTTTAAAGAAgtcaattataattttttaatatttaaataataatattttgtatctattatattaataatattttatagtTAAAGTCTTAACGAATGACGCTAAAGTTTTTTTCTAGTCATATTTTGGAGtaataatataattttagtggCTTTTTAGAACTATCCAACGGATCCTCTTTTGTCCTCATAGTATAATGGTAAACAAAAAGTGGTGAAAGTAGTGGATTACTTACCTATTTTAattgatgtctctattttggtagTAGCACTTTTAAAATATTCTCAAATAGTTGTTTATTTTCTTAAGCACGTTGAATCACTATTTGAAGTAAAGTGGGGTTCAATGCACTAATACCCAAGgcttagacatatatatatatatagttattagCTTCCACATACCTTCAAATATATTGAGAACACCTCCAAGGTTAAGTGAAACCTTTTAATAGGTCATTTGCAATCTTTAACGCACTAGTTAGTAGTTAATACCAAGAAGTTACTCTTTTTGTATCTTAGAGATGAGATAGTGCAACTATGGGGAGGTGGAATTATTTGTTGTTTGCTTTGAAAGAGCTAGTTGCTTCATAATTTATGAACATGACAATAAATTAGAGTGCCTACAAACTATATACATGCTAGCTTAGTAGCTTCCTTCTTAAACTATATTTGAGTAAAAATACAACATTTTCAAGAAGAGCTTGTTCACAAGAGTTATGGACTGATACAAGTTTCCTTCCTTTATGAACATTTTTtaaatacattcattaacacaAAATTGGAAAGATGCAAATGAATACTAATTCTAGTTTTTTGTCCAATTTactctaatcctaattgaacaTATCTATGGTTTTAATAGGAGAAGAAACTACATGTCAAGTCCTAAAATCACTCTTTCAAATCCTAGATCTTTTCTCTACCTTTAGGGCCAATGGTTTGTCTTAATGAAGCTAAATATAACATCATATATAGACTCAAGATAGTTAAGGCTAACTCTGAGGGTGGATATATGTCCTACTCTTTGATCTTAACTTAAACTTAGAAGGGTGTTATTAGAGGTGTTCCTTAAAAGGTATTCAAATAAAAAAACAGGCAACCAAAAAAACAACAATAATTATACCCAAATTGCACTTAACCCATAAAATTGTTATAAGGTCAAGAGTGACTAGTTGCAATGACCTTTCTTTATAGCGGAGGAATACTCTTCACATGTCTTAGCAcatgattataatataatatttcttTGAGACGTTTTCATTTTTTATTACACAAACATTGAAAAAGAATGAATGTGATAAATAGGATATTCACATTAGTTAAGTTTTGATTTAAGGTTTTCCTTAGCTTTTGACATTGAAATATGAACAAAACATGTTAGTCTACTCCTATTTTGTATACTACTagtgatatttttttatattttaagatCATGTGGAGGGTGTAATTCTTCAAGGTTGGTGACTTATTAGGTCACAGAGTCACATACAATCATTCAAATATCGAGTTCAAGAAGTTGCAACAAAGATGTGATATTGTGAAAATATATCTAATTATTAATCCTTCATCAAACTCACAAATTCTAATGCAAAACTATTGGCTAATAGATTTGTTACTATAGTTTAACTTTGAAAATTGACCCTAAATGACTAATGAGCAATAAAAAATGAACCAACAGttgacatttttttaattattgagcAGTTTTTTTCTACATTTATAGatgcaactccctcgtatgatagagTTTTAAGGTTTTCGGTATTCTTTTCACTAAACAGTAAGAAAGGCAAAgaaaaacaactacaagaaaactaaaaatttcaaatttcacaaTACAAATAAGAGATAAATtcaaatatttatcttttcaaagaaTAATGTATAGCATGGAACTAATGTCTTAATAAAAGAAACCTATCCAACAAGATAAAAAAATTCTCCCAAAATGATTTTCTAGCTCACAAACCAAAAGAATTACTCTAACTTAAATCCATATTTGCATAAACTTCAAGAAGAAAAATAAGATACATAATATCAAAAAAATAGATGTATAAATCATTATCACATCAACATCAAAGAAATTACAACATAAGAAATATATATCCAGCACACAAACTAAAGATAAACTTCTTTATTCATGTCCAAAATTATAAAACACACACTCTTCAACTTCTATACAAAAATGTATCAAAACTTTTAACCACTTTTTCCTTAAATTAAGAAAAAATACTTTCTTTTACCATTAGTAGCATGCATATATTTTTCAATTAACAAAAAGcaaaatgttatatttttttttaatattttgagaaACATAAACACTTTTATATCCTTTAGAGTTTTTAGAAAATAAATCACTAGGTTTTCCTCTTACTATATCTCCTTCCATATCTTCTTTGTCCTGTTTTGGAGACTATCATGACACTAGAGTTTTTTTGGTTATGAGAAGTTACCCAAAATTTTAAGGCACAAAACACCCTTATGGCTAAAGCAATATGTTTATCCTTTGGTATAATGACATTTCTTATTCAAAtattccacataattatgctatTCCAAATACTTTCCAATTTGTTTTGAAACGTCaaaagatgaggaatgaaatgaGTGAGAGAAACATCAATCTTACTAAGCCTCCTCATAAATtctacattaaaaatatatatatcaaagatTTTTTTAGTCATCGCCTTGGAATTCTCCCTAATAGTATCAACATCATTGACCTAAGAGTTATCTTTTACTTGAACATTTGAATTTATTGATGACTAGTAATTTTGAATTTGCATCTTAGTTGGTtgtagtgatttttttagtggtcAATATGTGTCAATTGGTTAATAATTAAAATTTGGGAATCTAAATTTGGCGAATAATTCAAGAATTAAGGCAACTTCAATTGCCACATTTTTATAAAATTTCATTTTAGTAATATTTAAATCgccaaataatttatttattttttaaactttaCTCAAATATTTGCCACAATATTCGTTACAGGATTAGATTAGATTCACCTAAATTTtatattgtagaaatctaaattaatttgccaataatataTCACAAATATGGCATATTTAGAATGAGAAATTCTTGATAGAAAGGCACTTGGAACAATACGGTTGTGCCTAGTAGCATTGGTGGCTTTCAATATATCAAAAGAAATAACAACGATAGATCTAATGTTAGAATTTGATGAACTATATGAAAAATATCAGCTTCCAACATTGAATTTCTTACAAAATGTTTATTTAATATGAAGATGTCTAAAGGTGGGTCTATTTATAGTCATTAAAATGAGTTTAACATGGTCACTATTAGTTAAGTTTTATAAGTAACATTTGATGACGAGGTTAGGGCTCTTTTGATTTTGTGCTCATTAGAAAGCTAAAATAGCTTGGTCATGGCTATAAGCAATTTTGTCTTTGACTCAAACACTTTAAAGTTTAATGATGTTGTTAGTGTCATCCTTAGCA
The nucleotide sequence above comes from Cryptomeria japonica chromosome 11, Sugi_1.0, whole genome shotgun sequence. Encoded proteins:
- the LOC131070700 gene encoding uncharacterized protein LOC131070700, which gives rise to MTETMVIEKEDQLLVVIPCEFIHHSVPSEDGWSHSRPCGDHHSSTENMTETDFEAAQQLLQLSSQSFESTEDDGEDASSCVANRRTFLSTNDRAVPRKSRSSAVTAASRRRQLTAKDTADGVNGGTRRRYKAISYIYDITRPTGAGRNRRSVKRRKLIAFF